One segment of Rubripirellula amarantea DNA contains the following:
- a CDS encoding Ig-like domain-containing protein, translated as MTKRTESNAQRSLRKPTERSHKRRLMMEDLESRQLMAVLTDVPDQPASSNLPVYSTPRNVGSVIAFNYVEVENQATLGSNDFRSTAEFIPFGTGSGKQDTVDISGRSPVTNVSTNNSGFQTDFDTYSFDLVAGDIIDIATSGAAGEFAIQGPYGPTGLPLPGQPALTTSFASSNLVGGLSSPLQTTGNASGTFVTPQDGRYFLTVAAATQTTSYTVGLRAYRPTTESLAYGDAQILYLDWEGGFVDNNLFLDPTTVGLPNFGITIVPTIEESLGVLGLEAGDVATANAVATGVYDEVVEIFEELTNNSANGDFEVTGNAGEYAIRILNSRDAAHRQWYELNANDPRITRMIIGGTGADTGLVGALGQVDFVDVGNFDLSQTALFALDGFVAATAGTVISPASSRLDLTTQFLASVAAHEAAHMFGMIHTNNTNTTLSLGDTGGGLTDAFAQGLGNDGIFGTLDDVQPIFRNDFYADPTIRAGFSRIRETLTHVLSTGTTGGTNVAGTVFGDLNRDGRNVGETGIPGITVFIDRDGDGVFDDNEVSTLTNSTGGFTLPVTAAGATIAIVTPDGTSATTATSVTVSGTNPQPISFGLSQSGTGSTNLGTVYVDSNGNDVADTGEGVADVFVFADLDGDGRPDLGEPNTRTNADGTYNLNFQGTGSFDIRLIVPAGYGFDTPSDGINTVVFDGTSVSGTGDFILRASRDFGDALESYGTLLADNGASHGIVEGLSIGTLPDRETNGQPSADASGDDTAGTDDEDGVRLLTPLGPGNLGTFEVIVNNTTGRPAYLQGFMDFNADGDFSDAGEQFAVNVSVASSTSSQTVSVPISVPANAAIGSTFARFRLSQTTGVGATGFAETGEVEDYTFPILTAAEIANDDEVSVSRNTLSNRLDILANDFDTTENPLRIESIDRTNLRGVVVIASDGKSIDYTPPNGFVGRDSFTYTVVDSFGTRSTAEVFVTVTFQSNVPIAVDDSFEVPEGSVNRALNVLDNDVASTQGGLIITSVTPGSAGANIQIIGGGQSLRYTPVPGFNGTEQFTYSIQDTAGQISTAEVTVNLLPGTRADDIVDFQIGVFDPVNINTPLTNVRVGDEFLVRVTVEDLRQLAAPEGVASAFLDLLYTDALVAVSNTGLNPSFPFDITFGPLFSGSENFLQRANADTPGLLDEVGGVQPITDQTEHTGPVELFTLRMVALSPGVAQFIGDPADADVSETVILASDDALLVNEQRYGRAELIILPASDNFTSAIDDSFPDGRDSDGNLIVNSAVNRNRLDVLGNDNLGPTGTIREFGLVTNPSFGTVIIEDNGTPDNLNDDYFSYRANGNANGLERFTYLIVTEDDVRSTAEVTIPLGNVNNNAVVAIDFALVNEAGTPITSVSVGDTFGVQVNVEDLRTFGSTFVFAGYLDVLYSSGLIMPVPGDSGSEFNFDVDFGAGYVADAGVGTAIRRGIIDEFGTLSSADTVDDGVNPALLATLYFEAIASGTATVVGSPADSSPFQDTLLFGEDEPIEVSQIRYDKLSITIGGGSGEGEAVQNPVLAPDVNNDGSVSPIDALLIINEMSRLPAEGEAGSSTRSSYFTDVNGDRRTSAIDALQVINYLTRMNNSRESEGEAIVAPLAASTSTDLGSTVASDSIFTDLSQSDQVLSTDSPSVAASLGPVVASTDSSISDDDETDILDLLADDVQGLWN; from the coding sequence ATGACAAAACGAACTGAATCGAACGCACAACGATCCCTTCGCAAACCAACCGAGCGATCGCATAAGCGACGGTTGATGATGGAAGATCTCGAGAGTCGTCAATTGATGGCGGTGCTCACCGACGTTCCTGATCAGCCCGCGTCTAGCAACCTTCCGGTGTACAGCACGCCGCGAAACGTTGGCAGCGTGATTGCGTTCAACTACGTCGAAGTTGAAAACCAAGCAACGCTTGGTTCAAACGACTTTCGTTCAACCGCCGAGTTCATTCCATTTGGCACTGGATCTGGTAAGCAGGACACAGTCGACATTTCCGGTCGCAGTCCGGTAACCAATGTCTCGACCAACAATAGTGGTTTTCAAACGGATTTTGATACCTATAGCTTTGATCTCGTGGCCGGCGACATCATTGATATCGCAACGTCTGGGGCCGCAGGCGAGTTTGCTATTCAAGGACCTTACGGTCCAACAGGTTTGCCACTGCCTGGCCAACCGGCTTTGACCACATCGTTTGCAAGTAGCAACTTGGTGGGCGGTTTGTCCTCGCCATTGCAAACGACCGGAAACGCGTCAGGTACGTTCGTGACGCCTCAAGACGGTCGGTATTTCTTGACCGTTGCAGCGGCAACTCAAACAACGTCGTATACCGTTGGACTGCGTGCCTATCGTCCGACGACCGAATCGTTGGCCTATGGCGATGCACAAATCTTGTATCTCGATTGGGAAGGTGGCTTCGTTGACAACAATCTCTTCCTTGACCCGACAACAGTAGGACTGCCCAACTTTGGGATCACGATTGTTCCTACGATCGAAGAGTCGCTCGGTGTTCTCGGCTTAGAAGCTGGTGACGTCGCAACGGCAAACGCAGTCGCCACTGGCGTCTACGATGAAGTGGTCGAAATCTTTGAAGAACTGACCAACAACTCAGCCAACGGAGACTTTGAGGTCACTGGAAACGCGGGTGAGTACGCGATTCGGATCCTTAACAGTCGCGACGCGGCGCATCGTCAGTGGTACGAACTCAATGCGAATGACCCACGCATCACCCGTATGATCATTGGTGGAACGGGAGCCGATACAGGACTGGTCGGTGCCCTGGGGCAAGTGGATTTTGTGGACGTCGGAAACTTTGACCTGTCGCAAACGGCGCTGTTTGCGTTGGATGGATTTGTTGCAGCTACTGCTGGCACTGTGATCTCCCCCGCCTCTAGCCGACTTGATTTGACCACTCAATTCCTGGCATCCGTGGCTGCTCACGAAGCGGCGCACATGTTCGGTATGATTCATACCAACAACACCAACACGACTCTGAGCTTGGGTGACACCGGTGGTGGTCTGACGGACGCGTTTGCCCAAGGTTTGGGCAACGACGGGATCTTTGGAACGTTAGACGACGTTCAGCCGATCTTCCGCAATGATTTTTATGCTGATCCAACCATTCGTGCCGGGTTCAGTCGAATTCGCGAAACTCTCACTCATGTGCTCTCCACTGGTACCACAGGTGGTACCAATGTTGCGGGAACGGTTTTCGGTGACTTGAATCGTGACGGACGAAACGTCGGCGAAACAGGAATCCCAGGCATCACTGTCTTCATCGACCGCGATGGCGATGGAGTGTTTGACGATAACGAGGTATCCACGCTCACTAATTCGACGGGTGGTTTCACATTGCCTGTGACTGCGGCGGGTGCGACGATCGCTATCGTCACGCCGGATGGCACTTCGGCAACGACAGCAACTTCCGTTACGGTTTCGGGAACGAACCCACAACCGATTAGCTTTGGCTTAAGCCAAAGTGGTACCGGTTCGACCAACTTGGGAACCGTCTACGTTGATTCCAACGGAAACGACGTGGCTGATACCGGCGAAGGAGTAGCTGACGTCTTTGTGTTTGCTGACCTTGATGGGGATGGGCGACCTGACCTTGGTGAACCCAATACGCGAACCAACGCCGACGGTACCTACAACCTGAATTTCCAAGGCACTGGAAGCTTCGATATCCGTTTGATCGTGCCTGCCGGATACGGTTTTGACACACCAAGCGACGGAATCAATACCGTCGTCTTTGACGGAACCAGTGTTTCCGGCACGGGCGATTTCATCCTTCGAGCTTCTCGCGACTTTGGTGATGCGCTGGAATCTTACGGAACTCTGCTTGCCGACAATGGGGCCAGTCACGGGATTGTCGAAGGACTTTCGATCGGCACACTTCCTGATCGCGAAACCAATGGTCAACCTTCAGCCGATGCTTCGGGCGACGATACCGCGGGCACGGACGATGAAGATGGCGTTCGACTACTGACACCGTTGGGCCCTGGAAACCTGGGCACTTTCGAAGTGATCGTGAATAACACCACCGGACGACCTGCGTACTTGCAAGGGTTCATGGACTTCAATGCCGATGGTGACTTCAGTGATGCCGGCGAGCAGTTTGCCGTTAACGTCAGTGTCGCATCGAGCACGTCTTCGCAAACCGTCTCGGTGCCAATTTCCGTTCCTGCCAACGCGGCGATCGGTTCCACCTTCGCTCGGTTCCGTCTGAGCCAAACCACGGGTGTCGGCGCAACCGGATTTGCTGAAACCGGTGAAGTAGAAGATTACACGTTCCCGATTTTGACCGCTGCTGAAATCGCAAACGACGATGAAGTCAGTGTCTCACGCAATACATTGTCCAATCGCCTGGATATCCTTGCTAACGATTTCGATACGACGGAAAACCCGCTTCGTATCGAAAGCATTGACCGGACGAACCTGCGAGGTGTGGTTGTGATCGCATCCGATGGCAAGTCAATTGACTACACTCCGCCGAATGGTTTCGTCGGACGTGACAGTTTCACCTACACCGTTGTCGACTCCTTCGGGACACGCTCGACCGCAGAAGTGTTTGTCACCGTGACGTTCCAATCGAATGTTCCGATCGCAGTGGACGATTCCTTCGAGGTGCCTGAGGGCAGCGTGAATCGAGCACTGAACGTCCTCGACAACGACGTCGCCAGCACTCAGGGCGGACTGATCATCACGAGCGTGACTCCGGGATCTGCCGGCGCGAATATTCAAATCATTGGTGGCGGACAATCACTTCGCTACACGCCGGTTCCTGGATTTAACGGTACCGAACAGTTCACCTACAGCATCCAAGATACAGCGGGCCAAATTAGCACTGCCGAGGTCACCGTCAACTTGTTGCCCGGCACACGGGCTGACGACATCGTCGATTTCCAAATCGGTGTCTTCGATCCGGTGAACATCAACACTCCACTTACCAACGTACGAGTGGGCGATGAATTCTTAGTTCGTGTTACTGTGGAAGATCTTCGCCAGTTGGCGGCACCCGAGGGAGTCGCGTCGGCGTTCTTAGACTTGCTCTACACCGATGCCTTGGTGGCGGTTTCCAACACGGGCCTCAATCCATCATTCCCATTCGATATCACGTTTGGACCACTGTTCTCGGGAAGTGAGAACTTCCTGCAACGTGCGAATGCCGACACACCCGGACTGCTCGACGAAGTGGGCGGTGTCCAGCCAATCACTGATCAAACCGAGCACACCGGGCCCGTGGAATTGTTCACGCTTCGAATGGTCGCATTGTCACCGGGCGTTGCCCAGTTTATTGGTGACCCAGCGGACGCCGACGTCAGCGAGACCGTGATCCTGGCATCGGATGATGCTCTGCTGGTCAACGAACAACGCTACGGACGAGCTGAATTGATCATCTTGCCCGCATCGGACAACTTCACTTCGGCAATCGACGATTCGTTCCCCGACGGACGAGACTCCGATGGAAACCTGATCGTTAACAGTGCCGTCAATCGCAATCGGTTGGACGTATTGGGCAACGATAATCTCGGTCCTACCGGTACGATTCGCGAGTTTGGTTTGGTAACCAACCCGTCATTCGGCACCGTGATCATCGAAGACAACGGCACGCCGGATAACCTTAACGATGACTACTTCAGCTACCGTGCCAACGGAAACGCGAATGGTCTTGAACGTTTCACTTATCTGATCGTGACGGAAGACGACGTCCGCAGCACTGCCGAAGTCACCATACCGCTGGGTAATGTGAACAATAACGCGGTCGTTGCCATTGATTTCGCACTGGTGAACGAAGCTGGCACACCCATCACTAGCGTGTCCGTTGGCGATACCTTTGGTGTTCAGGTCAACGTTGAGGACTTGCGAACGTTTGGATCGACCTTTGTGTTCGCGGGTTACCTCGATGTGCTTTACAGCTCTGGGCTGATCATGCCTGTGCCGGGGGATTCGGGAAGCGAATTCAATTTCGATGTCGACTTCGGAGCCGGTTACGTTGCTGACGCTGGCGTCGGAACTGCGATTCGTCGTGGTATCATTGATGAGTTCGGTACACTTTCGTCGGCGGATACCGTTGACGATGGAGTCAATCCCGCACTTCTGGCTACCCTGTACTTCGAAGCGATCGCGTCAGGAACGGCAACTGTTGTCGGTTCACCTGCCGATTCATCGCCATTCCAAGATACGTTGCTGTTCGGCGAAGATGAGCCCATTGAAGTTAGCCAGATTCGCTACGACAAACTTTCGATCACCATCGGCGGAGGATCGGGCGAAGGCGAAGCTGTGCAAAACCCAGTGCTTGCTCCAGACGTCAATAACGACGGCTCTGTGTCGCCAATCGACGCGCTTCTCATCATTAACGAAATGAGCCGTCTGCCAGCCGAAGGCGAAGCCGGCAGTAGCACACGTAGCAGTTACTTCACCGATGTGAACGGTGACCGACGCACATCGGCGATCGACGCGTTGCAGGTGATCAATTATCTCACCCGAATGAACAACTCACGTGAGTCCGAGGGCGAGGCGATTGTGGCACCGCTTGCGGCATCGACATCGACTGATTTGGGTTCGACCGTGGCCAGCGACAGCATTTTCACGGACCTCAGCCAGTCCGACCAAGTGCTATCAACGGACTCGCCATCTGTGGCGGCATCGTTGGGACCCGTAGTCGCCAGCACGGACTCTAGCATCAGTGACGATGACGAGACTGACATCCTAGATCTGTTGGCCGACGACGTTCAAGGTTTGTGGAATTAG